The proteins below are encoded in one region of Manis pentadactyla isolate mManPen7 chromosome 2, mManPen7.hap1, whole genome shotgun sequence:
- the LYG2 gene encoding lysozyme g-like protein 2, whose product MRKTSDRGQIFSARSQTRCSRIRFTAMLSSILFWGLIALIGTSKGSYPFTHSMNPHLQPRLYHGCYGDIMNMEASGVACDITRLMNCGIRGSEMFAEIDLRALKTYQTLIKEVGLRHCVDPALIAAIISRESHGGAILQDGWDHRGLKFGLMQLDKKIHHLVGDWDSKEHLLQAVGILTDKTKTIQKKFPTWSVAQHLKGGLSAFKSGIDAIATPEDIDNDLVNDLLARAKFYRRHSF is encoded by the exons ATGAGGAAGACCTCAGATAGAGGGCAGATTTTCTCTGCAAGGTCACAAACCAG GTGCTCTAGGATAAGATTCACTGCCATGCTATCCTCTATCCTGTTTTGGGGTCTTATTGCCCTCATTG GCACTTCCAAGGGCTCCTACCCTTTCACTCACTCAATGAACCCTCACCTGCAACCCCGCCTGTACCATGGCTGTTATGGTGACATCATGAACATGGAGGCCTCTGGCGTGGCCTGCGATATAACCAGGTTGATGAACTGTG GAATTCGTGGTTCTGAAATGTTTGCTGAGATAGATTTGAGAGCTTTAAAGACTTACCAGACTCTGATCAAAGAAGTTGGGCTGAGGCATTGTGTGGACCCTGCTCTCATTGCTGCCATCATCTCCAGAGAGAGCCACGGTGGAGCCATCCTGCAAGATGGCTGGGACCACAGGGGACTGAAATTTGGCTTGATGCAG CTTGATAAAAAAATTCATCACCTTGTTGGTGATTGGGACAGCAAAGAACACCTTTTGCAAGCTGTTGGGATTCTAACAGACAAAACTAAGACGATCCAGAAAAAATTCCCCACGTGGAGTGTGGCTCAGCACCTCAAGG GTGGTCTCTCAGCCTTTAAGTCAGGAATTGATGCCATTGCTACCCCTGAGGACATAGACAATGACTTGGTCAATGATCTTCTTGCCCGAGCTAAATTCTATAGAAGACACAGCTTCTAG